The proteins below come from a single Aegilops tauschii subsp. strangulata cultivar AL8/78 chromosome 6, Aet v6.0, whole genome shotgun sequence genomic window:
- the LOC109741425 gene encoding uncharacterized protein, with protein MGQAFRKLFDAFFGNSEMRVVMLGLDAAGKTTILYKLHIGEVLSTVPTIGFNVEKVQYKNVLFTVWDVGGQEKLRPLWRHYFNNTDGLIYVVDSLDRERIGKAKAEFQTIINDPFMLNSVILVFANKQDMKGAMTPMEVCEGLGLYDLKNRVWHIQGSCALKGDGLYEGLDWLSSTLKDLQASGRLPSGGT; from the exons ATGGGGCAGGCGTTCCGCAAACTGTTCGATGCCTTCTTCGGCAACAGCGAGATGAGG GTCGTGATGCTTGGGCTGGATGCAGCGGGCAAGACCACCATCCTGTACAAGCTGCACATCGGGGAGGTCCTCTCGACTGTCCCTACGATTG GGTTCAATGTTGAGAAAGTTCAGTACAAGAACGTGCTGTTTACAGTGTGGGATGTTGGTGGCCAGGAGAAGTTGAGGCCCTTGTGGAGACATTACTTTAATAACACAGATGGCTTG ATCTACGTGGTTGATTCATTGGATAGGGAGAGAATTGGAAAAGCCAAAGCAGAGTTTCAG ACAATAATCAACGATCCTTTCATGCTTAACAGTGTCATATTGGTATTTGCCAATAAACAAGATATG AAAGGGGCGATGACACCAATGGAGGTGTGCGAAGGCCTTGGCCTCTATGATTTGAAGAACCGCGTCTGGCACATCCAAGGTTCCTGTGCCCTCAAAGGTGATGGTCTTTATGAGGGCTTGGACTGGCTGTCAAGTACTCTGAAGGATCTGCAAGCGTCCGGTCGCCTACCCTCAGGAGGGACCTAA